From Brassica oleracea var. oleracea cultivar TO1000 chromosome C3, BOL, whole genome shotgun sequence, a single genomic window includes:
- the LOC106335925 gene encoding late embryogenesis abundant protein D-34-like, with protein MSQQEQPKRPQEPVKYGDVFEVSGELADRPIAPEDARMMQAKETSVLGHTQKGGIAATMQSAATANRRAGFVEPGVATYLDPDRGVSVEQTDVAGARVTKETIGVQDVGQYVEPRPVATAATGVSVQSKITIGQALEATVHTAGKKPVDQSDAAAIQAAEVRASSNNVIAPGGVAASAQSAADYNAPIEFDENKIKLADVLAGAAGKLQEDKAVTKQDAEGVVSAELRNNPNLSTYPGGVADSVTAAARLNAKGDI; from the exons ATGAGCCAACAAGAGCAACCAAAGAGGCCACAAGAGCCGGTCAAATACGGCGACGTTTTTGAGGTATCCGGCGAACTCGCCGATAGGCCCATAGCGCCTGAGGATGCTAGGATGATGCAAGCAAAGGAGACAAGTGTCTTGGGACACACTCAAAAAGGCGGTATAGCCGCCACTATGCAGTCTGCAGCCACTGCCAACAGACGCGCTGGCTTCGTCGAACCAGGTGTCGCAACCTACCTCGACCCGGACCGAGGCGTCTCTGTGGAGCAAACCGACGTCGCCGGTGCACGCGTCACTAAAGAAACCATCGGTGTACAG GACGTTGGACAATATGTTGAACCTAGGCCAGTGGCGACAGCGGCAACGGGGGTGAGTGTGCAAAGTAAGATAACAATAGGGCAAGCGTTGGAGGCAACTGTACACACCGCTGGAAAGAAGCCAGTGGATCAGAGCGACGCAGCAGCGATTCAAGCGGCGGAAGTTAGAGCTTCTAGCAACAACGTCATCGCTCCTGGTGGAGTAGCCGCTTCAGCTCAGTCCGCAGCTGATTACAACGCTCCTATAGAGTTTGACGAGAATAAAATCAAGCTCGCTGATGTCTTAGCG GGTGCAGCGGGGAAGTTACAGGAGGATAAAGCCGTGACAAAGCAGGACGCAGAGGGTGTGGTGAGCGCCGAGCTGAGGAACAACCCTAATCTGTCTACTTATCCAGGTGGTGTGGCGGATTCTGTTACCGCCGCAGCTAGGCTTAACGCTAAAGGGGATATATAA